Sequence from the Mauremys mutica isolate MM-2020 ecotype Southern chromosome 2, ASM2049712v1, whole genome shotgun sequence genome:
TCTGCCTATAGAAAACCTAATAGACTTTATTTAAGATCATAATAAAGGCTTAAGTTGTCTATCTTAAAGATTGAATTAAAAATAACTATTTGCAACACAGAAAAAATGTGTTTCAGATAACAGGCCActaacaatgggcctgattctgaaaggGGCTGGGCACccacaagtcccactgaatttACTGGAAGTGGCAGTGTTCAGcaatttcaggatcaggcccattgtctCCTTTTCACAATAAGTGCTGAGCAGTACAGCGTTCTGAATGGGGTAACTCAGTGTTTTCATTTCACCATATGAATCCATGATGTTCTCAGCTTCCCTATTGCTGTGTAGTTTCCAGACTCAAAATACCTTCAAACCTTATAGCAGggctaggcaacctatagcacgtgTGCCGAAAgcagcacgcgagctgactttcagtggcattcacactgcccaggtcctggccaccggtccggggggctctgcattttaatttaattttaaatgaagcttcttatttTGCCTTCAGgtcttaaacactttaaaaaccttatttacttgacatagaacaatagtttagttatgtattatagacttacagaaagagaccttctaaaaacattaaaatgtatgactggcacgcaaaaccttaaattagagtgaataaatgaagacttggcacaccacttctgaaaggttgccaacccctgccttaTAGCTTTCAGAACAGCAGGTGATGCATATTTACCTGCTCCTCTTTATTGTTTATGATAACCAGATGTGAGGACTTCTCGTCACAGAAAACTTTTGCATCTTCAAAAACTTCTCTTTCAGATGAAAAGTAGTAGCATTTTTCTGTAAAGTTCTTCCAATGAGCAGAACAACCTGTGACATGAAACCCTGCTGTTAAACTGGGGATTTCAAACTATCCTACAGGATGGTGGCATCTGAAATAATTAGGTGCTGAGTCAATGAATATGCACATATCAGAAATCTGCACCAGAATGCAGAATATAACTTAACCTGCATGTCCAGAGAACTGGTCATTACTCATTGCATTGCTGCCATCTCTTTAGAGATGAGGCACTTTAATCAAACTCCAGAGCAGCTGAAAGAAGTCAGGCAGACACAGCTAGGTAAGCTGGAGTTTCACACTAAGAATCTTTGAGAACTAGTGTGTCTAAGCAAAAGATAACAGAGATTAACGTTAGCCCACTATCATAGTGGCAGGTGCACTAAAAACGGCTACTTGGGCAGATGGGCGTGTAAATAGAAAAGTAGGTGGGTGAGTAGATAGCTTACCGTTAGCCTCAGGTATTGATGTTGGCTCACTTTTCAGTGCTAGAGGCATCCCTGGACCTGGTGGCCCAGGCGGCCCAGgtggcccaggcagccctggtaTGCCAGGCAGACCAGGCAATCCTCGAGGTCCAGGTACCCCAGGCTCGCCAACAGTTCCTTGCAATCCTTGAAATCCAGGTGGACCTGGTGGACCTGGAGGACCATCTTTGCCAGGTGGTCCTGGTGGTCCAGGGTCTCCATTAGGTCCTGGCAGACCAGTCTTGCCAGTAGAACCTCTCTGACCTTTGGAGCCAGGTGATCCTCTTGAACCTTTCCCACCTTTTTCTCCTGGTGGCCCGATTGGCCCAACTGGGCCCTTTTCACCAGCAGGTCCTGGTGGCCCTGGCTCACCTTTTTCTCCTTTTTGCCCTTTTAGGCCAGTGAGACCAAAAGGCCCTTGGGGTCCCCTCTCACCTTTAGGTCCCCTTGGACCTGGAGGGCCTGAAACAATTTAAATATGcagaggaggaaaacaaaaaaacaggaagaGTGTTCAATAAACCTGAGATTAAAAACGTTGGACATTCAATACACTACAAGCAGTAATAAAGCCCAAGCTACTCAAGTAGCCAATGTAAAAATACAGTTGGTTTAGAAAAAGGAGGTGACTCTCTTCACAATCGTTAGTTATATAGTATTTCTTACTGAACCTCCTCAAGACACTTAATGCTGTAGAGGACACAGAAGAAAACATGCCAGACAGGACTTGTAATTTACATTAAACAGACACATAGTACCCCAGATAATCAGATGAGCCTCAGATCTCAAAGAGATACGGTTATCATTTGTTTTCTAAAAGTCGTGGTATGTGCTTTTTGTCTTTGGTGGATTGACACTGATGGGCTTCATGGCAGCcttaagaagggatttgaataaaAAGAAAGAGCGATTGTTTGGGACACAAGAATAAAGGTTTTTTAATTTGAAGGAGCAGCATGAAAGAAGGGGTAAAGACAATAGTGGAAGGGGGTGGCAAAAAGGATGTTTAGGAGGGCAGTTTGGAGGAGATTAGCAGTCTGTatgtaggtgtggggggatgaggtaAGGAAGTGTGATCCAGGacatggagtgggggcggggcagaactGTGCAGGGCTTAAAGATGAAGATCTCTCTCAATTTTTAATAGGTGCCTCCCAAAGCAGCAGCCATTGTGGATCACTGACCCCTGATATATGAGGCTGACTGCACCATGATTTCCCCCTAATTCTATCTTCTTTACCATCTTATCCTTTCACATTTCCTTCTGTTCTCTTTCCTCCTCTACTCCCCCTTTGTTATGTTCTTTCTCCCttttttctgttctccctgtTGCTTCCAACCACGCCTCTCCTTTCACTCTAACAGCAAAAGGTAGTCAGTGAGAGCAGCGCTGTCTTGGTGTGGAACCTGCATGGGATTTAGCAGTGACATGTTGGGATAGCGGaacaaaggtaaaaaaaaaaaaaagagagagctcaAAAGCAGAATGCCCCCACAATATCAGGGAGACTTGAGAGTTATTGCACCACATGTTTATTACGAAGGAAGAAGCAGGCTGGGAGTGAACCATAGACCAGCTGAATGATGAAAGGGAGAAATGAAGGAGCTATGGGCTATTTGAGAATCATGGGACGGATGAGTAGTGAGAAATAAGCCAACTGGAGGGTTAATGGAAAGACTTACAGAATGCTACCTGCCTATTGGATATTCATAGACGGACAGAGCACCAGTCATAACAGGAGATCAGAAGACAGTGAGGAGTGGTAGTCCATATTTGATCATTAAAGCAGGTTTGGATACTGTTCATGGATAAGCACATCTCAGTaaattttaattctttttttcccaAAATCTATCCCGTTTAATCTCCATCAAGGATAAGCTCCTAACATGTCTCTGAAAATGTAGGCAGCTACTTCTGTGTGAAATGAGACCAGGTAAGAAAGGTGCTCTGGACTCACATGCATCATGAACCGTGGTTGTATCTATTCTGAGGGAAGGTTTTATTTCTATGACCAGTAgtgttgccaattttggttggacgtattcctggaggtttcatcacataaagattaatatttaattcctggaaactccaggacaatcctggagggttggtagCCTTAGTGATCAGGGTTCAAGACCTGGTTCAAATCAGGTCAGCAATATGGAGTATTAACTTCATTTAGAAGAATACTTGGCTtgggaagacaaaaaaaaaagttcaacaaCTTTGTGCGTATATTTACTTCTGAAGAAAATAAAGTATCCCTTGATGAAAAGGAACAGGAGGTTTCCcagcctgctcccagctggcttaaaacaaaatagttttacTTTTTCCTCTAAGGGCGACCTCTCTGGGAATGATCCAGTTTTGTATTGTTCAGCTATTTCCTCCTTAGCAGGAATTGGTTTCTTGAGGTTTCCACCCTCTCCACAATTATTATGGCGCActttagaccagtgtttctcaacccgcgtcccagtcagcacacagctgcaggccatgtgacatcctcagggccatacaggtagtatatatattgtgtcaatatggcccacataacacagagagcgctgtatatgtggcccacaatggtaaagaggttgagaaccactgctttagacgaTAGTTCAAAAGCAGACCCAACAGTCAGTATAAAATGTAACCAACCTAGAACTTTCTTTCATGACATTCCAATTTCAGGCCGGTAAAGGAGGGAAGGGAACATTGGGTGGAAAAATTTAAACCAAATTTACATCTCCCAGGTTTAGGATTAGATAATGGAACAGATAAGGTCTTTGTCCCAGCATAAATTGGAAAAAGGACTTTCATAAAATGAAAGACTAATTTTTGTTGATTAAAGGTTAAACTAAGGATCCCTTTCTCTGGCAACGATGCAGGGAGAAGCCAAAGTCCCAGATAGCACATTCCCAAGAGAGTAGGTGATAACACCTGTGTTCTCCTGGACAATGTTTCCTTTCTTAGGGCTAGATTTTACCAGAGGTGCTGTCAGACACATTAGAGGGGTTAGGCAGCAGCCAAAGCCCTGGTCACAGGGCCGACAGGAAGGGCTGGgaaggccaggccaggcctggggtggggaagTCCAGGAATGGAAGATTTGCACTGTGCAAATGCTCTGGATCTTCACCTTGCAGAACAGGGCAGCAGGAGCTCTGAGAACTACCGCAATCTTATAGCAGTCACACAGTtgctttgctgctgctccttggacaACGTGGGGAGTGTTCTTTCTCCCCATGCCCTCACAAACTACCTCTCTGCCAAGCTCAGCTATTCAGGTTTTGTTCAGGAGGAGATGATTTAAcccataataaaaaaaagttgaagtattttggttttatttaaaacaagtaaaaCCCATATGTTGCTATGAGGTACAACTTGAGGTATAGACTGAAATTTATCTTACCTTGCAGTATTGTGAAGTTCTTGATGAGCTGGCCATGTTTGGAATCTACCATCTTCATTTCTTCCATAATTAGTGATAAATTTGCAACTTCAATATCTAATCTTGATCTCATCACATCCTGTTGCATCCTGAGAGATGTAGAATCTAAACGAATATTGGCTAGTGTGTTGTTCATAAAAGTCAGGTCATCTGTGTGTTTACTTAAGGTGTCTGTACAAGTTGTCCTGACCTCATTGAGATTGCTAGTCAGTGTCCGTAGGTGATGCGCAGTATAGCTGATGTTGCTAATGATattgactatatctgtctcaaaGAGCTGAAAGCGCTCTTCTAGCTGGTTAAACTTGGCAGAAGTTCTGTTCTCATAACCTTTATGATGCTCCTGCAGATCCTTAAGATTTTGTTCATTGGCTTGTGCAACTGTGGTGATGTTCTCCATTTGCCCACTGAATGAGCTAAGTTGACTGTTCATGTCTTCAAGTGTATCATTATTAGCTTTGGCCAAAGCTGAGTTGTTGACTGCTAACATCTGTAAATTCTGCACTTTCTCCTTAAGCCAATCAGTGTCCTTTCGTGCTTGAAGGACAACCTGTTGCAGATTTTGAAAGTCATTCTTGATTCTTTGGATAGCCTGACTTGTATCATCCACAGACCTCTGCAAAACACTGATAAGATTTCTTTGCTGAACTTGTGTCAGATTTAAGTTGTTTAGATTCATGATGACCACATTATGAGAATGCATTTGGCTTTGCAAATTTGTTTGGATATTACTTGTGTCTTGCTGGAGATTGTTGATATAGCCAGTGTATGCTTGGAGAGTTTTATTGACGCTGATGATCATGAAAGAGTTGCTATCCAAGACACCTTTCATTTGGCTCTGCCTGTCATCTAATACATTTCCAGAATCTTGTAGCTTCTCCAGTGTATCCTTGTTTTTGGTGGTTTTCTCTGCAATCTCCTGAAGCTGCTGGCGAAGAGCCAGAATGTCAGATCTGAAGCTAGAAAGTTCTTTGTTAGTGCTCATATCTTTTTGTCCAGTTTGGTCATCTATTAAAGAGGGAAATTTTGAAAAGCATTAGCTTTGTTTGGTTTATGTTAAGCACAATATAAAAAGACCCTTTCCTGCACTGTAAATGCTGTATCTAAGAGTGGTCAGGCAATTAAAGCATTCACTCGGTGAAATATTCTATTGTCACTTTTCTAAAAACAGATGCTGTAGGGTCTAATTCTGCCCCCAGACACATGAACTTAACtgctgttgaagccaatggaatgtGACCCTTTGTCTTGCCCAGGGAATAGAATGATGGCTCTATTGTCACTACTGTTTATATATATTCATTTAAACATAATTGttttactttcttttaaaaattaacttttaGAGAGAGTGGTGAGTAGGTGTAGTCTAGTACTGCTACTgtactgaagaaaaaaattggaTGATTAAGTGGAGTTCAATAAGTTGAAGGGGTAAAAATAAGTAAGTAgctgatggtcctttctggcgtAAGGCAGAGCAGGCTCAATCCCAGGCCTGCAGAGCTGCCAGGTAGTGGGCACCCCCCTGTTGCTACCTAGCAGCAGCTATAACTAGCTTATGCTCCACCACCCATGACCTGCTGTGGATTACAGACCAAGGATCCTGGATCCTTCCAGCTCAAGTGCCACTTCTTGCTTGTTACACATATCCCAAATTCCTCACAGTGCTGCTCACTAATCATGCCTGCCTCCAGCTACGccctagggcagtgtttcccaaacttgggacaccgtttgtttagggaaagcccctggcgggctgggccagtttgtttacctgccgcgtccgcaggttcggccaatcgtggctcccactggtcatggttcactgctccaggccaatgggagctgctggaagcggcacgggccgaggttTGGGAAAAACTGCCCtagggttaccacctttgaaatACCACCTccccaaaaagaaagaaaatccatCCCCCAACAAGGCAAGCCTGCCCAAGTCCAAGCCCGCAACCACAAGGAAACTCCTcaaccccttctctctccccctcccccaccacttcaACAGCCTTTTATAGTATCTAGAGAGATAACACATATAGATAAGATTGTTAACATCATTTTCTTACTTAAACTATGAAAGTGGGAACACTGCaagcatctttagctggacacaaaaacttttaacattagatatcccAGTGTATTGTGAGGATATTGAAAATCTTTAGACCCacgtaaaacaaaaacaaacaaaacaaaacaaacaaaaacaaatcccggcagataaaattatttttctggcaactggcaaatccacTAAAAAACCAGCCAGGCTGGTCAAATACTGGCCAGGCGGTAATCCTTCTATGCCCCCATACACCCCTACAATCCTATGACCTGTcccactgtgatggggtgtttttACACCACAGAAGGCCTGAGTAAGTAAAAAGGACCAGTTAATCCTGTGATGGCTGCACCAGGAGGAGAGTCAGGACTGATAAGATCTAATTGATAaatcccagctgggcaggggcatGCTGAGGTGGTATAAAACTAGGAAGTGGCAAGGAAGAAGGGGGTCGCAGGACGCAATACTGTAGTCACTTCCTCTAGAGGAGGTGTGTTGGTAAGAGACCAGGAGGCGGTCTAAGGGAAGAGTAAACCCTAGGATTCTGCCTCAGACTACAGACTTTGGCAAGAGCCTGGAAACAGGGAGCCCAGGAAGCGCCAATGGTTACCCAGTGGGGGGCAGAGCTAGAGAAGAaaggtaggaaggagcccagtGTTGTATCAaacaggcaaggtactaacaagcttcaagaggactttatttttacagtggaaacccctttagcaagctgctgctgcatactctgtaactctcactcagcctcctcaactcctctcctctccttcctgtttcctgtccttttaaACTCCCaagagccagtgctcccagttctaataattacaagcaacatctaaacaccacaagtAGGCAAATAGCAACAGGGTCAGGGATGGCTTAGGCTGTGGTTACTAGACATAGAGTTCTTGGGCTGAAATCTGGAGTAGAGGgttggcctgggttcccctaccagcccctgGGAAAGAGGGAGCAATTGGGTCCAGCAGGAGAGAGACTGGATGAGCAACAAAATAAGTCTGGTTGAGAGCTAAGCCCCAGCTGtagccacaaggaggtgccacAGTGGTGAGTAGTAAACCATCTGACCCTCACATTTTCTCCGTGCCAGCCCCACCATGACCCtgctccccccaactcccctcctaGAGTCCCCTTGCTAATATGCCCCACAGATATTGCCCCcatgttttaaatgtttaaacttttaaaactttttaaacgGGAGTTGACTTAAATAGGAATTGATAGGGATAATCACCCCTTAGATCTGGCCCATATGATACGTACTACAGAGTGCAAACAATGCTTTGAAATGAATTTGATCACAACAGTTCCAGACTATGATTAACTTAAATCACAGAACAACAGAAGGCTGTATGGGCTTTTAGCTGTAACATTCCCGTCCTATGAATGCAAACACAGGACATTGAATGACTTTATTAACATACAGTTTATGGACATCTTTTATTGAGAAGCCAGAGTTTTTTTATGACTGAACTGCAAAGTAAAGAGCTTTCCTAGCAGCAAGGACCCCACTTAACTTACTGTAAATATCTATAAAACCTTtccagatccatgggtcctacacatgcctatggcaacatgtggtgtacctcatccagtgcactaaatgctccaATAACTACgtaggtgaaaccagacaatcactacagtctcaaatgaactcacacaggacaATGATAAaggacaaaaacaccacatcagcTGTGGATGAACACTTTTCATAAAACAATTACTTTATATCGGacctcagtcctcatcctcagaggaaacactttcaaaagacgagcctgggagcgcacattcataactttgctagacaataAAAAGCATGGTTTTAATAAAGACACAGGTTTTATatcttattacaacaatctgtaacccactaatctcccatttttgtcctatgactatagGGGTATTTATGGGCTATgtcactttgaatggtcccttagtttagcataagtagacATATTCTATCTGTTCAACctggtatttagctgtgacaatctgagtacctttcccagacgtgaagagctctgtgttgctcaaaagcttctctctcgctcaccaagagaagttggcccattaaaagatattacctcacccactttgtctccctATAAAACTAACAACCTATTTCAAGCAGTAAATATATATATGAAGAAAATATATCACTTATATCTTCTTTTCTTCAAAGTTGGGAGCGTGATATCATGCGGGAGATCTACATTCATAACTGCATGACTTGCACTTCCCATGAGGACTGACCGTGCTCAGAGTGGTttgaaaaattgtgtgtgtggggggggtctcatcacccctccccccatctgccTGTCTCCCTGCTCAGCAACTAACCCTGCCCCCTCAGCCTGAAATCGATCTGTCTCTGTGGTCCCCACATCAGCTCTGCCCCGCTATGgctttccccttgtcccccaTCAGTTCTGAATCCCCTGTAGCTCCTGGGGTTCGTCACCCCACACTTCCAGGCCTGAAGGGGGCTGCAGTAGAGAGCCCGTTCCCGGGCTGGTTTTGCAGGGAGAAAAGCAGAGGAGCCATCCTGTTGCTCACAGAAGGGGAAAGGGGAAGAGGAAACAGAGCTACTCTGAGCTGCTTGACTCTTTctgctctttcccctcccccagtcctccTGGGAGAATGATGTTGGATTGCTAAGGGAGTAGGGGAGAGCTccccctgcttccagcagccAGTCAGGGGTCTGTCTCTCCCCACTCCAGGCAGTATTAAAACTGTGCCCTTCAGCGACCTGGCTTGCTTTTTAGAAGTCTTATTTCCTGGGTCTGTGACCTGTTTCCACCCAGCACACTTTAAGCACTATTGACTGATGAAGTTCATCTCCTACAAGTTATATTTTTGCCTCTGAGAGAGGGTTAAACGTTATTGTTTGAACATCTCTTGGCATGGACTCCAGATTTGGAACTTATCTGCTAAACAACATCAGCTCAAAGATTACTGGGTGGGTGAAACTTTTGTTCTTAAGAGTCTCTTCTTTTGTCCATCAGTGTTTGCATCACTTTACAGCTCTGATTCAGAAAATCATTCCTATTCAGGACAGCTTGTAAGCACATCCTGaagtccctttgatttcaatgtggTTTCAGTGGGAATTCAGGATGTGATTAAGAGCTGTCCTGAATCTGGAACTAAAACTTAAAGATTGAATGGATATGCAGGTACCTTGGCCACCTGTTCAGACAGACCTGTGGAGATCAGATCAACTCTTCTCCACTGATATATCTCCCACAATAATACCACACAAGGACATGCAGATAGGATGCCTTATCTGTCTTTTGGTTATGTGGAGATTACCTAATTTCTTCAGGCCACTCTCCACTTCTGAGAGTTTCTCAGTGTATCTTCTGTGGGATGTCTCCATGCCACCTGTAACGTTGTCCATTTTTTCTACAACTGGAAAATTGAGAACAGTGTTAACAGGCATGTGTAATTTTTGTAGGTATCATTGTGAGAAGTTCCAACTATGAGATATGGTGTAagtaatgagatttttaaaacaagttaTATAGAAGAACAGTAAACAAGAGTGtagtaaataatgaaaaatacaaaatatttggGGTCAAGCATAGGaaatacttaaaaacaaacaaacaattaccTTGCTTTCCACTTAACTCCAGAGTTAAAATACTCTGCATAACATCAGAACAGTGTGTTCTCTTCTGCTCATAGGACTGTGCACTCTGCTAAGAAGTTAACCACTATGCTTCAACCAAATATTTCTTTTGATAATAAACAAATTCATCTCATGAATGAAGATTCTTCTGAGTCTTCCTCTTAAATATTATAAAAAATTAATTGATTGAACTACTAAAGGTGCCTCATTGTCTAATGAAAGTATCCTGTATGCTTGAGGCTTGTTACCTCGCTAGCAACAGACTCCCTCTCACTCTCCTGTGGGCCACTTCCATTTAGATGGACCAAATAATTTTCTGATCCTTTTAATCATTATGAACTGCATCCTAACTACTAAGTGTGGAGGCTATAGAACATATATAAAGTGCTGTTCTTAAATAATGTCTTCTGAAAAATGACGGAGCTTTGAAACCTCTTGCTAACAACATAAGGACATGTAATTaaacaatgttttttaaataattctgatTTGCAAGGGTTTAAACTATGGTCATTCAGCCCAGCCTGGACATATGGCTGTTCCTGATTTGCTCTTAGCTTGGGGAGGTTTGAGTTGGTTTCCTGGCAGTTATGCATTCTGTTGCTTTTCATGGCAACAGTATCGGTATGGAAGAAGGAGAGAGCCAGAAATGAAGTGTTCCAGAAGGCTCAAAGTGctaaatatgtatttataaaTTGTTACAAGCAAAGGAGGAAATTGAATGCTTCAGATGCTAGATTCTGCcttgatagggttgccaactttctaactgcacaaaactgaacactcaggccccaccccttctccaaggccctgcccccactcattcCATCCCCCCTCAGTCTGTcgctctctcccccccactctcactcactttcactgggctggggcaggggattggggtgcaggagagggtgagggctccagctagggggtgctggctccaggatggggccagaaatgaggggttcagggcgtGGGAGGtgactctgggttggggcagggggttagggtgtgggagggggtgagggctcaggctgggaaTGCGGGCTCttaggtggggccagggatgaggggtttggggtgtgggagggggctatgggctggggcagggagatgagGTGCAGGAGGCGgtatggggtgtgggctctgggagggagttagggtgcaggagggggttctcaCCTGGGGCaggaatttggggtgcaggagggggatttgGGGTtcggctccagccaggcagcacttacctcaggtggctcccggaagcggaTGGCATGTCCAGTTCCTATGCGGAGTGGTcgggggctctgcgcactgcccacGCCCGCAGGCACTGTCCCTGGAGCTCCCATAggtcacagttcctggccaatgggagctgcagagctgacgCTCGGAGCGGGGACACTGCGTGGATCCCCCTGTGGCTACTCTTGTGCCTAGGATCCGGGCATGctagccacttccgggagcggcacaGAGCGGCAGAGAGACTGCCCTAGCTCTGCTGCACTGCTGACCGGACTTGAGGCAGCTCAGTCAGcgatgctgaccagagctgccagggtcccttttcaaccaggcattccagttgaaaactggacgcctggcaac
This genomic interval carries:
- the COLEC12 gene encoding collectin-12 isoform X1 — its product is MKDDFAEEEEVQSFGYKRFGIQEGTQCTKCKNNWALKFSIILLYILCALLTITVAILGYKVVEKMDNVTGGMETSHRRYTEKLSEVESGLKKLDDQTGQKDMSTNKELSSFRSDILALRQQLQEIAEKTTKNKDTLEKLQDSGNVLDDRQSQMKGVLDSNSFMIISVNKTLQAYTGYINNLQQDTSNIQTNLQSQMHSHNVVIMNLNNLNLTQVQQRNLISVLQRSVDDTSQAIQRIKNDFQNLQQVVLQARKDTDWLKEKVQNLQMLAVNNSALAKANNDTLEDMNSQLSSFSGQMENITTVAQANEQNLKDLQEHHKGYENRTSAKFNQLEERFQLFETDIVNIISNISYTAHHLRTLTSNLNEVRTTCTDTLSKHTDDLTFMNNTLANIRLDSTSLRMQQDVMRSRLDIEVANLSLIMEEMKMVDSKHGQLIKNFTILQGPPGPRGPKGERGPQGPFGLTGLKGQKGEKGEPGPPGPAGEKGPVGPIGPPGEKGGKGSRGSPGSKGQRGSTGKTGLPGPNGDPGPPGPPGKDGPPGPPGPPGFQGLQGTVGEPGVPGPRGLPGLPGIPGLPGPPGPPGPPGPGMPLALKSEPTSIPEANGCSAHWKNFTEKCYYFSSEREVFEDAKVFCDEKSSHLVIINNKEEQQWIKRQIAGKGNFWIGLTDSEQENEWRWLDGTLPEYTNWKSGQPDNWSTGQGPGEDCAGLISAGLWNDFQCEDVNSFICEKDMDKA
- the COLEC12 gene encoding collectin-12 isoform X2 gives rise to the protein MSTNKELSSFRSDILALRQQLQEIAEKTTKNKDTLEKLQDSGNVLDDRQSQMKGVLDSNSFMIISVNKTLQAYTGYINNLQQDTSNIQTNLQSQMHSHNVVIMNLNNLNLTQVQQRNLISVLQRSVDDTSQAIQRIKNDFQNLQQVVLQARKDTDWLKEKVQNLQMLAVNNSALAKANNDTLEDMNSQLSSFSGQMENITTVAQANEQNLKDLQEHHKGYENRTSAKFNQLEERFQLFETDIVNIISNISYTAHHLRTLTSNLNEVRTTCTDTLSKHTDDLTFMNNTLANIRLDSTSLRMQQDVMRSRLDIEVANLSLIMEEMKMVDSKHGQLIKNFTILQGPPGPRGPKGERGPQGPFGLTGLKGQKGEKGEPGPPGPAGEKGPVGPIGPPGEKGGKGSRGSPGSKGQRGSTGKTGLPGPNGDPGPPGPPGKDGPPGPPGPPGFQGLQGTVGEPGVPGPRGLPGLPGIPGLPGPPGPPGPPGPGMPLALKSEPTSIPEANGCSAHWKNFTEKCYYFSSEREVFEDAKVFCDEKSSHLVIINNKEEQQWIKRQIAGKGNFWIGLTDSEQENEWRWLDGTLPEYTNWKSGQPDNWSTGQGPGEDCAGLISAGLWNDFQCEDVNSFICEKDMDKA